The Novosphingobium terrae genome has a window encoding:
- a CDS encoding ABCB family ABC transporter ATP-binding protein/permease: protein MPPETHTSTAPIRHDGWATLRRFLPYLWPRDQPGLRLRILGACVMILAAKAITLALPYAYKQAVDLMTRPAQGPNAFTAAFVLVMAYALGRFASTGFDNLRNIIFERVGQEATRALAEDVFQRLHNLSLRFHLARRTGEVTKVIERGTKSIDNMLYFLLFNIAPTVLELAAVALIFYLHFGWGLVLSTALAIAAYVVATRWITEWRTHLRATMNRLDGQALARAVDSLLNYETVKYFGAEQRELHRYGQSARAYAKAAVASENSLGLLNIVQGAIINLLMAGAMGYTVWGWAHGRFTVGDMVFVNTYLVQLFRPLDMLGMVYRTIRQGLIDMSSMFALIDTPVEVADAPGAPALLVQRPGVVFDNVVFGYEKDRTILHGLSFEVPAGQHIALVGPSGAGKSTIARLIFRFYDPWQGRILIDGQDIAQVTQASLRAHLGIVPQDSVLFNDTLGYNIAYGRDGASEAEVHEAARAAALMPLIDRLPKRFDTEVGERGLKLSGGEKQRVAIARTLLKNPPILLLDEATSALDTRTEQEILSTLRDLSAKRTSLSIAHRLSTIADADRIFVLADGRMVESGTHTQLLRHDGLYAEMWARQAHEMEQLKQAAE, encoded by the coding sequence ATGCCGCCAGAAACCCACACCTCCACTGCCCCGATTCGCCATGATGGCTGGGCGACCTTGCGTCGCTTCCTGCCCTATCTGTGGCCACGCGATCAGCCCGGGCTGCGCCTGCGCATCCTTGGCGCCTGCGTGATGATTCTGGCAGCCAAGGCGATCACCCTCGCCCTGCCCTATGCCTATAAGCAGGCGGTCGATCTGATGACGCGCCCCGCGCAGGGCCCCAATGCCTTCACCGCCGCCTTCGTGCTGGTGATGGCCTATGCGCTGGGTCGCTTTGCCAGCACCGGCTTCGACAATCTGCGCAACATCATCTTCGAGCGCGTCGGCCAGGAAGCCACCCGCGCCCTGGCCGAAGATGTGTTCCAGCGGCTGCACAATCTCTCGCTGCGCTTCCACCTCGCCCGCCGCACCGGCGAGGTGACCAAGGTGATCGAACGCGGCACCAAGAGCATCGACAACATGCTCTATTTCCTGCTGTTCAACATCGCCCCCACGGTGCTGGAGCTGGCAGCGGTGGCCTTGATCTTCTACCTGCATTTCGGGTGGGGTCTGGTGCTCTCCACCGCGCTGGCGATTGCGGCCTATGTCGTCGCCACGCGCTGGATCACCGAATGGCGCACCCATCTGCGCGCCACGATGAACCGGCTCGACGGGCAGGCGCTGGCCCGCGCCGTCGATTCTCTGCTGAATTACGAGACGGTGAAATACTTCGGCGCCGAACAGCGCGAGCTGCACCGCTATGGCCAGTCGGCGCGCGCCTATGCCAAGGCGGCAGTGGCCTCGGAAAACTCGCTGGGCCTGCTCAACATCGTGCAGGGGGCGATCATCAACCTGCTGATGGCGGGTGCCATGGGCTATACGGTGTGGGGCTGGGCGCATGGCCGCTTCACCGTGGGCGACATGGTTTTCGTCAACACCTATCTGGTGCAGCTCTTCCGCCCGCTCGACATGCTGGGGATGGTCTATCGCACCATCCGCCAGGGGCTGATCGACATGTCGAGCATGTTCGCCCTGATTGACACGCCGGTCGAGGTGGCCGACGCCCCCGGCGCCCCTGCCCTGCTGGTGCAGCGCCCCGGCGTGGTCTTCGACAATGTGGTCTTCGGTTACGAAAAAGACCGCACCATCCTGCACGGCCTCTCCTTCGAGGTGCCCGCCGGGCAGCATATCGCGCTGGTCGGCCCCTCCGGCGCGGGCAAAAGCACCATCGCGCGGCTGATCTTCCGCTTCTATGACCCATGGCAGGGCCGCATCCTGATCGACGGGCAGGATATCGCGCAGGTGACTCAGGCCTCGCTGCGCGCCCATCTGGGCATCGTCCCGCAGGATTCGGTGCTGTTCAACGACACGCTGGGCTACAATATCGCTTATGGCCGCGACGGCGCCAGCGAGGCCGAAGTCCACGAAGCCGCCCGCGCCGCCGCGCTGATGCCGCTGATCGACCGCCTGCCCAAGCGTTTCGACACCGAAGTGGGCGAACGCGGACTGAAACTCTCAGGCGGCGAGAAGCAGCGCGTCGCCATCGCGCGCACCCTGCTGAAAAACCCGCCGATCCTGCTGCTGGACGAAGCCACCAGCGCGCTCGACACCCGCACCGAGCAGGAGATTCTCTCCACCCTGCGCGATCTCTCGGCCAAGCGCACCAGCCTGTCGATCGCCCACCGCCTCTCCACCATCGCCGATGCCGACCGCATTTTCGTGCTGGCTGATGGCCGCATGGTGGAAAGCGGCACCCACACCCAGCTGCTGCGCCACGATGGACTCTATGCCGAAATGTGGGCCCGCCAGGCCCATGAGATGGAGCAGCTGAAGCAGGCCGCCGAATAA
- a CDS encoding retropepsin-like aspartic protease — MRADVTQPGLSSQTPSSTDSITLARDRFDRMTMPITIAGHGTFDFLIDTGAQRSVLSSGLATRLGFAAGTPLRVTGLAGSEMVNTVLVTGMQLGKRTVDTITVPVFPDTTMETQGIVGIDGLKDRRILLDFRGKRMAIEDSAKPQPNDGYEIVVSARRRGGQLVMSHAVIDGIDTDIIIDTGADAAVGNRALQKALAAHPGSAVTLSSVTGQTIAAELGVATHLRIGRIQMSQVEIAFVDSPAFDALKLTKRPALLLGMHELRGFGRVAIDFPQRKILFDVDS, encoded by the coding sequence GTGCGTGCCGACGTCACGCAACCGGGCCTGTCATCGCAGACCCCCAGCAGCACCGACAGCATAACGCTGGCCAGAGATCGCTTTGACCGCATGACCATGCCGATCACCATCGCCGGCCACGGCACCTTCGACTTCCTGATCGACACCGGCGCGCAACGCTCGGTGCTGTCGAGCGGACTGGCGACGCGGCTCGGCTTCGCGGCGGGCACTCCGCTGCGGGTGACGGGGCTCGCCGGATCGGAGATGGTCAACACGGTGCTGGTCACCGGCATGCAGCTGGGCAAGCGCACCGTCGACACGATCACCGTGCCGGTTTTTCCAGACACCACCATGGAAACACAAGGCATCGTCGGCATCGACGGGCTGAAAGACCGACGCATTCTGCTCGATTTCCGCGGCAAGCGCATGGCGATCGAGGATTCGGCCAAGCCTCAGCCCAATGACGGCTATGAGATCGTGGTCTCGGCCCGCAGGCGGGGCGGCCAGCTGGTGATGAGCCATGCCGTCATCGACGGCATCGACACCGACATCATCATCGACACCGGCGCCGATGCCGCGGTGGGCAACCGCGCCCTGCAGAAAGCCCTGGCGGCGCACCCGGGCAGCGCCGTCACGCTGAGCAGCGTCACCGGCCAGACCATTGCCGCCGAGCTGGGCGTGGCCACCCATCTGCGCATCGGCCGCATCCAGATGAGTCAGGTGGAGATCGCCTTCGTCGATTCCCCCGCTTTCGATGCGCTCAAGCTGACCAAACGCCCCGCCCTGCTGCTGGGCATGCATGAATTGCGCGGCTTCGGGCGCGTGGCCATCGACTTCCCGCAACGCAAGATCCTGTTCGATGTCGACAGCTAG